TCAAGGAGCGGGAGGTTCTTGTGAAGGCCCAGGAACTGGACAGATTCATACCGTTAATAATAAAAGACGGAACGATCAAAATCGACGAGAAAAAGCTGAAACAAAAGCTCGGCGGTGTCGAATATGCCGGAGAAAATAAGGGTCGTGGTTAACGAGGACAAGTGCTACCTCTGCGGCGGCTGTGCTGGGGTCTGCCCCACCCTTGCAATAAACGTAAGCGCCTCAAGGTGGGAGTTCTTCCAGGAAAAGTGCATCTCCTGCAGGATATGCATCAGTGCCTGTCCAGTGGGTGCTCTCAGCGGTGAACCCCTGGAGGTGGGAGAGTGAACGAGATGAAATACGACGTTGTGGTGGTCGGAGCAGGGATAGCCGGACCAATTGTTGCCAGAAACGTTGCCAAAGCCGGGTTCTCTGTCCTGCTAATCGATAAGAAGCCCGCCATCGGCACGCCCAAGCAGTGTGCCGAAGGAATAAGCATGACCGTGTTCAAAAAGTACGACATCCCCTACGACAGGCGTTACATCAACCGCGAGATCTACGGTGCCAAGCTCTACTCTCCCAGCGGATACGAGCTTGAGCTCCGCTACAAGGAAGCCAGCGGCGTTATCCTCGAAAGGAAGGTCTTCGACAAGATGCTCGCCTACTATGCGGCAAAGGCTGGGGCAGATGTTCTCGCCAGAACCGAGGCGGTGGATGTCATTAAGAAGGACGGCAGAGTGGCTGGAATAAAGGCCAAGCACGAGGACGAGCCGGTCGAGATTTATGCGGACGTCATAGTCGCCGCCGACGGCGTCGAGAGCAAGATAGCCAGAAAAGCCGGCATAAACACCTACGCCCCTCCCCACGAGTTTGACTCCTCATACGAGTACGAGATGCTCATAGAGGGCTTTGACCCGGACTTGATTCACCTCTGGTTCGGCAACGAGATAGCGCCGAGGGGCTACGTCTGGGTCTTCCCGAAGGACGAGGATAGGGCCAACGTCGGCATAGGAATAAACTCCGACAATCCGCAGACCGCCAAGTACTACCTTGACAAGTGGCTAAAGGAGAACAACATACCTGCCAAGAAGCTCCTTGAGATAAACGTCGGTGTCGTCCCGGTTGGAGGCTTCGTGAAGGAGCTCGCCAAGGACAACGTGGTTGTAGTCGGTGACGCTGCCAGACAGGTCAACCCGATGCACGGTGGCGGAATGGCCGAGGCCATGGAGGCTGGAACCATAGCGAGCAAATGGATAGTGAAGGCTCTCGAAGAGGAGAACATTTCGCTCCTCCAGAACTACACGAAGGAGTGGTGGGAGACCGACGGAAAAAGGCTTGAGAAGGTCCTCAAGGTCAGGAAGGTCACGGAGAAGCTCACCGATGAAGACCTCGACCTCTTCATCCAGGTACTTGGTAGCACTGACGCGGAGAAGATAGCAAGCGGCAATTACGGAGAGGTCATAAAAGCCCTCCTGAAGCATCCAAAGGTCATCCTGAGCCCCAGGAGGATAAAGCTTCTTAGGGAGTTGCTATAATCATCTCTTACTCTTCTTCCAATCCCTGCAGTTCATGTCAACGCATATCTCGTACTCGCGGCCCTTTTCACGTATTTTGACCACCGGAGCACCGTCGCAGCAGGTCTTGTCCGTGGGAATTATCTCGCCGCGCTGGAGGAGCGGGTAGGTGACGTTGCACTTCGGCCAGTTGGAACAGCCGACGAAGCGCTTGCCGGTCTTCCTGTTGTATCTCACCACGAGGTCACCGCCGCACCTGGGGCACTTGCCTACCACGAGCGGGCTTTTTCTCCTCTCCCCCTCTACCGACTTTTTAACCTCGTTCTCCTCTTCCTCGCTGAGCTCCTTCACCGCGCTGGCCTTTCTGGCGGCAGTTTTTGAGGTAGTTACTCCAGTTCCAGTGGTCTCCATGAGCATCTTTCCGATGTCGAGCTCCCTCTCCTTGAAGACCTTCAGGATTTTGATGAGCTGATCCTTGCTCTCTTCGATTACACCTTCTCTGTCGGCCTTTCCGGCCATGATGTCCTCCATCTTCTCCTCAAAGGTCCTTGTAAGCTCCACGCTCACTATATCGGGCACGTTTTTTTCCAGAGCCTCAACGACGCGCATGCCGAGCGGGGTGACCTTTATCTTCCTCTTGCCCTCTATGTAGCCCCTGCTGTAGAGGGTCTCAAGGATTTGGGCGCGCGTGGCTTTGGTGCCTATTCCAAGGTCCTCCATCTTTTTGATGACTGCCGCGGGGGAGTAGCGAGCCGGGGGCTTCGTCTTCTTCTTCTCGCGCTTTATCTGGATGACCTTTACCGGCTCGCCCTCCTTGAAGGCTGGAAGAATCACCTCGTCGAACTTGACGTACTTGCCGTAGACCTTCAGCCAGCCCTCTTTGACGGTTCTCGCCCCGCTCAGGATGAAGCGGTGGGAGTTGGAGTTTATTACAACCTTCATTATCTCCCTGACGGCAGGCTCCATGAAGAGCGCTAGAAAGCGTCTGACGATGAGGTCGTAGAGGTTGGCCTCGTCCTTGGTAAGCTCTCCGGGTTTCGGCAGTTCACCCGTCGGGTAGATTGCCGGGTGAGCGGGGTCATCCTTCTTGCCCTCGACGGGCTTGAGCCGCTCCTTACCGAGAAGCTCGTGGGCGAAGGGCTTGTACTCAGGCAACTTGGCAAGGTTCTGGAGGATGGAGCGGAAGTTGAGGTTCTTCGGGAGCTTCTGTGAGCTTGTCCTTGGGTAGCTGGTGTGCCCCTTCTCATACAGCTTCTGCGCAATTTCCAGCGTCTTCTTAGGCGAGTACCCAAAGGCGGAGTATGCCTCCCTCTGAAGAGTTCCGAGGTCGAAGGGAACCGGCGGATACCTGTTCTGCCGCTTAACCTCAACCTCCTCAACGAAGGCAGGGCCCTTCTTTGCCTCCTCAACGATGCGCTTCGCCTCGTTTTCATCGAATATACGCTCCTTCTCATAGACGGCGGTGTACTGCTCTCCATTTTTCTCAAGGAGCATCTTTATGACCCAGTACGGTGTGGGCTTGAAGTTCTGGATCTCCTTTTCCCGGTCAACCAGAAACTTGAGCGTTGGCCCCTGAACTCGGCCGGTGGAGAGAACCTGCCACTTGCCGCTGGCACGCTTTATGGCCGAGGTGAGCGCCCTTGACAGGTTCACACCCCAGTACCAGTCGAGGACGTGGCGCGCTATTCCAGCATCGGCCATTCCGAAGTTTATCGTCGGTTCGAGGTTGTACCAGGCCCTGAGGAGGTCTTTCTTGGTGAGTGCGGAGAACTTCATGCGCTTTGCCTTTGACGGGTCAACGCCGCAGGCGTATTTTAGGGCGGTGTAGCCTATGACCTCTCCTTCGGTATCGTAGTCGCAGGCAACGACGAACTCGTCTGCCCTCTTGGCGAGCGTGGCCAGAGCTTTGATGTAGTCCTTGGCGTAGCTTTTGCCCTTCTCCGCGACGTAAACGGGGACCCATTCAATGTCAAAGACCGGATAACCATAGGTTCTGGTCTTCGGTGCGAGCGAGAAGAGGTGGCCGACGGCGGGAGCCACTATTATCCTCTTCCCGTCGCGGGTGAACTCATAGTATGGAACCTTGCCTATGGTCTTTCTTACCGGCCTGCCTTCTGCCAAGGCGTAGGCTATCTTCCTGGCTACGTTGGGCTTCTCAGCTATGATGAGTGTGACCATGACGACACCCTAGATGGTTGGGGAGCCCGCTATAAAAATCCTTTTATAATGCACCACCTAACATCTGAAGGTGAGTTCAGATGTCCAAAATGTCCGAGGTTGAAAACCTGAAGGGCATGGTTGACTACCAAGAAGGCTCCATAGTGAGCAGAACCCTGCTGGACAAGAAGACGGGGAGCGTAACCCTGTTCGCTTTTGACAAGGGGCAGAGACTGAGCGAACATACGGCGCCCTTCGATGCCATGGTCTACGTCCTTGAGGGAGAGGCGGAGATAACGATATCCGGAAGGCACTACAGGCTAAAGGAGGGAGAAATGATAATCATGCCGGCCAACGAACCCCATGCCGTCAACGCTCCCGAGAAATTTAAGATGCTCCTTGTAATGATAAAGTCGGAGTGATAAGTTTCATTTTTATACTCGACCCCTGCCGTTTTTCGTGATGGTGCCACCCGACAACGAAAAGCTTAATAAGGAACCCTTCAATGCACTACCGCGGGCATGGGGCCGTAGGGTAGCTTGGCCCATCCTGCGGGCTTTGGGAGCCCGTGACCCGGGTTCGAATCCCGGCGGCCCCACCACAAGAAACTTTGCCTTCGCAAAGTTTCATCAAAAGTCCGTAGCTCTTTCTTGAATGTGAGTTTGAGGAAGTTTTCTAATTAAAATTTTCTAATTAAAACAATCCAATTATTTTGAGTGGGGACTCCTTTAGAGGCTCATCATAAAGGGGTTTAACTCCAAAAGACGCCCAAAGGGCGTCAGAGGAAAGTAAACCCTTGATAATCTGGGATTTTGTCCATCGTTCTCCACAAAAACAGGCCCCCAAGAGGAAGAAAACCAAGATTTTTCCAAACGTGGCAATGCAGAGAGCTACAAACTTTTGGTCAAGCTTTCCTAAAGCTTGCTCTGTACTCTCAAACCCCCGTAGTGGGGTTCCACCCCACAATCCCGCTTTTTCTCTAAAAACCTGGGAAACTACGTTTCCCCACCTTCCTTACCTCTTAACCCTCAGGGGGGCTAACGCCCCCACACCCCCCAGAACTTTGCCTGCGCAAAGTTGCTGGGCAAAGTTCGTGATTGCTTTTATATGGCTCGTTTGGAGGATTTCTTCAGATATTGCCCTTACTGCTCAGTTGGATTCTGTTTCCGATAGTTCGTTTGAGAAGGGTTCAAGTTTTTAGCGCTCCAAAGGAGCGCGGGTTGAAGTTGAACCCGTTAAAAAGAGCCTTTTTGGCGATGAATCCAACGTACAATCCAACCACCAAAACAAGAAAATCCACCAAAAATCTGCTTACTCAAGAAGAATCACAATCTTTTGATCAAACTTTTGCCCTGCAAAAGTTTGTTGGAGTGGAGCCCCGGGCGGGGTTTGAACCCGCGACCTGCCGCTTACCAAGCGGCCGCTCCACCAGGCTGAGCCACCGGGGCGTCGATGATACCATGCAGACCAGCGTTTATAAATTTTTCCCTCCCATCTTCTCGACGAGTCCTTCTAAAACTTCCCTGAAGTTGGCCGCGTCAATCCACTTGATGCCCATCTTCTGCGCCCAGGTGAGTATCCCAACGTCGGCGGAAACTATAGTTGCATCGAGCTCTTTGGCAAGCAGAATGAGCTCAAAGTCCTCCTTGCTGTCAACTATCCCCTCCCGCAGGGCCTTCCGGTAGTTCCTGCGCAACTTCTGAATTATCCTGTCCACGTTGTCCGTCTCGATGACGCTCTCGCGAACTGCCTTCTCGGCCACACGAAGACCTTTGTCGATGCGCCGCCTTATGTCGTCTATAAGCTCATAGACCACAAAGGCAGGAATCTTGATGTCGTGGACGTTTGGGGGCTTTTTGATTATGTACAGCTCTATATCGGGAAGAAGCTCCTCCTCGTCAACAAAATGCATAACCTCGCGGTAGATGCCCGGAGGCATGTAGAACTCGACCTTTCCAAAGAGCCTCTCGGCATAGCCCAGAAAAGTCCTCATAGCCTCGGTTGGGGAGCCACCGAACCTGTTCCGGATCTCCGGGTTGACGAAAATGCTCGTGTCAAGGACGAACCGCATTGCCACGCTACCACCACAAGCTTATTTAAGTGCGGAAGTTTAAAACGGTTAGGTGAAAGCATGAAGGTCGGAGTTGTTTTTGGAGTCAGCGAACTTGCAAACCCGAAGGCCTTTGAGAAAAAGGCCTCGGAGTTCATAACGACGCTTGCAAAGGAGTTTGAGGTCGTTGGGGGCTTTTTCATCTCGACAAAGAGGGACTTCAAGGAGGCGAAGGAGGAGGTCAACTTCAACGAGGTTGATGCAGTGGTTCTTTACCCGCTCACCGGCGGTACCGAAGGCCCTCTGAAGGAGTTTGCGGTTTACAGACGCCCGACGGTGATCTACGGTGACCCGTTCAACAATTCACTCGCAGCTGGGATAGAGTTGAGGGAGTACTTCAGGGAAAGGCTCGTCCCTTCGACCCTTGTCAAAGACTTCAACGAGCTGAAGGCGGCTCTTTTGGGCTACGAGGACATGAAGGAGACCCTCGATAAGTTCTTAAAAATGAGAATCGGCATAATAGGTAGGGTCTCACCCTGGCTTATCAATGAGAAGTTTGAGCTTCCTTACACGAAGATAAGCCTCAAAAAGTTCTACGAGTACTACGAGGCCACCACCGAGGCGGAAGGATGGAAGGTTGTGGAGGAAATAGTCGGAAAGGCTGTCGAGATAAAGGAGCCCGGCAGGGAAGACCTCGTGAGGGCAGGCAGGATATACCTTGCGATAAAGAAGATACTGGAGGACTACAGGCTGGATGGGTTTACAATTGGGTGCTTTGACATAGTCATGAAGTCCAAAATGACACCCTGCCTGGCGCTGGCCATGTTCAACGCGGAGGGAATTCCGGCCGCCTGCGAGGGGGAACTGAATGCCCTGCTGGGAATGATGATAGTGAGGCGCTTTTTCGACAAGCCAGCTTTCATGGGCAACATAGCCGACTACGGGGAAAGCCACATAATCCTCGCCCACTGCACAGCACCACTCATCGGAAAATACATCATCAGGTCGCACTTCGAGAGCGGCACGGGGGTTGGAGTCGACGTCCAGCTGCCGAGGGGGAAGGCCAGCCTCCTGAAGATACGAGGAAGGAAGGCGGTCGTCGCAGGCGTTGAAGTTATCGGCCAGGAACACAGTGAATTCAGATGCAGAACCCAGATGAAGCTCCGCATAGAGGACGCGATGGACTTCATAGACGGAACCCTCGGGAACCATCACCTCCTCGTCTATGTGGACAGTGAGGTCCTTGCCGATCTGCTCAGCGAGCTGGGCTTTGAAGTCATGCTTTACTAACCTCTTTCAACCTTTGTTCTATATACCGGCCTATTCGATATTGCTCGGCGAAAATTTTATTAACCTTTAGTTATTAATATATGTCGGAGGTGATAGTGTGAAAAAGGCTCAAGCTGCCGTCGAGTACCTGATGATGATCGCAGTTGCCTTGATAGTGGCACTGCTTACTATAAAAGCTGTATTAAGGACTGCAAACTACGCCTCAGCACGGATAAGGGATACCTCTCAAAAAATTGCAGAAACAATGAATGAAATGATAAAAAGCTGAAAATTAGGCGCTCGCTTTTCTTGCTGAAACCCTTGCACCATAGATCCTCATACCAATAAAGAGTGCAAGTTCCAGTGCCACTGGGATCATGTGGAGTGAAGCTGCCACAAGGCTGAGGCCGACTATAATTGCCCTCCCGACCGTTGGAACCTGCAGGTCCTTGAAGTGTCCCGTTATAGCTATTGCCAGCATGTACATTATCAGGATCGTTGCAGCAAAGTAATACAGTACCCTCAGTGCCATCTCTGGGGTCCACTCTGAGACGGTTATGAGGAACATCTCCGGATGGGTGAAGTAGATATACGGTCCTATGTATCCTGCCAGCGCATACTTGACCGAGTTTATGGCGGTCTTCCAGAAGTCTCCTCCCGCCAGCGCTGAACCCGCATAGGCCGCCAGTGCAACCGGTGGTGTCAAATCCGCCAGTATTCCAAAGTAGAACACGAAGAAGTGTGCCGCGAGGAGGGCTATCGCCGTACTGTAACCGGGGACAGGTGCATCGTATATCGGGTTGCCTGCGACCGCAGTGTAAACCGCTGGGGCGGCAACGAGAGAGGTTATAACGTAGTTCGCCGTCGTTGGGACGCCCATGCCCAGGATGAGGCTGAATATCATTGCCATTATCAGGAGCAGGAGCAGGTTTCCGCCGGCGAGGTCAACGAGTTTGTAGCCGAGTGAGGTCACCAAACCTGTCATGGTGAGGACTCCCTGTATAAGGCCTGCACTGGCGGCGGCGAGCATCACGGTAGTGCTGGTCTTGCCCGCGTCTATCATGGACTCATACGTGGCTGAGTACATCTTCCTGCCGCCCTCTGTACGCGATCTGTATCCCACCAGTAGGGAGAAGATTATTCCAAAGGTGCCACTCATCAGGAGAATCTCTTCCTTCCTCATGTAGAGCAGCTTTCCGAGAACCGCCATCAGTATGAAGAGGATGCTTATGTAGAACTTCTCATTGAACTCGGCTTTATCAGTGAAGAGCGCTGCCGCTACCAGAAGAGCAGCGAGTATCAGGAGCACGGCCCCAACAGGGGTGGCATACTGCCTGCTGGTGAACATAAGAATGGTCGTTATAAGCGCTATCGCCACGTAGAAGTGTTCGTGTCCCGGTATCTCGTCCTTTGATATCCAGGCAACCCAGATGGCAATTCCAAGGGAAGACACAGCCGCTATGTGCGGTGCAATTCCCCAGACAAGCGCCACCGTAATGACAACTATCGGGAGCAGGATGTAAATTTTCTTCAGGAAGTAACTCAGGGGTTTAAAGTGCTCCCTGGGCATTCCCTTCAGGCCGAGCCTCTTGGTCTCAAGGTCTATGAAGAGGTAGACGCCTATGTAGTATATCAGAGCCGGCAGGACTGCGGCTATGATGAGCTTGTTGTAGGGCACACCGAGGAACTGTGCCATGATAAAGGCGGCGGCACCCATAACGGGAGGCATCAGCTGGCCGCCGGTTGAAGCGACCGGTTCAACGGCACCAGCTATCTCCGGTGGGTAGCCGGCCTTCTTCATCAGGGGTATTGTGAAAGTGCCCGTTGTCAGGACGTTGGCGACACTGGAGCCGCTGACGGTACCCATGAGTCCGCTTGAAATCACAGCGGCTTTGGCCGGCCCTCCCGGCCTAGTCCCAAAGAGACTTATCATGAACTCCGTTATGTAATCACTAACTCCTATCTTCAGGAGGAACGCCCCGAAGAAAACGAAGGCGAATACGTATATCGTCATGACATAGTAGGGAATCCCGAAAATTCCCTGGTCCAGGTACAGGTACTGGACTATCCTCGTCCAGTTGTAGCCGGCGTCTCTGATACCATAGAGCAGGAAGATAACCACGATCGTGGGAAGAATCCAGCCTATGGCCCTCCTTGTGGCCTCAAGGACGAGTATTATTGCCAGTATTCCAAAGATAACGTCCGTCTGATTCACATCGTAGTACACCATGTACGTGGGCCAGCGCCAGAACTTGTAAAACGCAGCTGCCAGACCCAACAGGATTATCAGATAGTCAAACCATTGAACCTTGGACAGGTACTTTTCCTTTTTCCGGATAGGGTACCTCAGGAAAGCTATGACAAATATCATTCCCAGCACGAAGGCCATTACCTGCTGATCCTGGAAGTCAAGCTTCAGGAACTCCACTTCAATTCCTAGTTTGCTGAATATGGAGTACAGAAGGAACATGAAATTGAAGATAAACAGTATCTCAAAAATCCCTATGAGTATCGAGGCAGAGTTGAGAACCCTATCCAAGGTTTTAGGGAGCGTCCTAGTCGTCTCAAGTTTTATCTTTTTCTCTATGGCCTCAAGGTTCTCTCCCATCTTCAACACCTCCTAATGGTTAAAATGATCCCCGGCATGGCAGTGACCTCTATTCTAAGAACGCCCTCCTGCGGGGGCTGTACAAACATGGGAATTCCATCCATCACAACGGTGACGTTGTTCAGGGGTATAAACCAGTATTCCCAGTGTTTTCCCAGGAACCTGTTCTCCCTTTTAACGTAAAAGTCCCCGTCCCTATAGTCGAAGTCTATAGGCTGTCCCGCCAGGAACTCCTGCCACATTTCCATCGTAAAGTATATTCCGTCACCTGAGACTCTGTACACGTCCACGACCTTTGTAAGGGAGACACTGTGAGTGTAGTGGATCTCCAGCAGGGCCTGATTCCAGATGGGCCTGTAGCATTCGTTCCCATTAAAAGCTACCCCAACCGCGGGGAAAGGGTAAAGGGCCGGCACTATCAGGAGAACGATTAATAAAAAAATGAAAGATTTCCTCAATATCCCACCCCTACATCAGGGTTTGACGCTTTCAGGGACTGTTATTCCCTGCTCTTCGTAGTACTTAATAGCTCCCGGGTGGAGCGGGACCATAAGGCCTTCAAAAGCCTTGTTGATGTCAATCTGCTTCGCTACCGTGTGGGCAGTGGCAAGGTCATCGATGCTCGTGTAAAGTATCTTGGTCATTTCGTAGACCAAGTCATCAGGCAGGTCTTTGTGGACGATAAGGGTGGCCTTAACGGCTATTGTCTGGGCGTCCTCGTCCATTCCGTTGTAGGTTCCCTTAGGTATGGTCACCTTGACGTAGAACGGATAGCCCTGGTCATGGAGTTTTTGAACGACCTCATCGGGGACTGAAAGTATCCTGACCGGAACCTTGACGGCTATCTGGTTGATCGCAGGAGCTGGGTAGGCTATAACTGTAAACTCCGCATCAACCTGGCCGAGAACAAGGCTCTGGGCGGCTTCTTCAAAGGTTTGATAAACGGGCTCGATCTGATCCCAGATTCCAGCAGCCTTGAGAACCCTCTCAGCGGTGGCAGCAACACCGCTTCCAGCGGCACCAACGACGACCTTCTTACCTTTGAGGTCGTAGATGGTCTTAATATCACTGTCGGCCCTCACAACGATCTGGACGGGCTCGGGGTAGAGGGTTCCTATTGCACGGAGATCCTTGATGGGTCCGCTCTTCTCGAACTGATAAAGTCCGTTCCATGCATAATAGGTAACGTCGTTCTGGGCTATCGCCGCCTGGGCCTCACCCTTGCCAACGGCGAGACAGTTGGCAACGCTGGCACCGCTGGTAACTGCCTTGGCATAGATCATGTCACTCTTCTTGTTTATTACCTTTGCATACATCGAACCCAGTGCGAAATAGACGCTACCCGGTCCGGAACCTGTGTAAATGGTTATGATATACTTTCCATCGTCGGTCTTCTCCAGGTTCAGGCCCTGGGTCGTTGTTTCTCCACCGCCGGTCTGAGTACAGCCGGCCGCTATCACGG
This window of the Thermococcus thermotolerans genome carries:
- a CDS encoding DUF362 domain-containing protein — encoded protein: MPEKIRVVVNEDKCYLCGGCAGVCPTLAINVSASRWEFFQEKCISCRICISACPVGALSGEPLEVGE
- a CDS encoding geranylgeranyl reductase family protein, producing MKYDVVVVGAGIAGPIVARNVAKAGFSVLLIDKKPAIGTPKQCAEGISMTVFKKYDIPYDRRYINREIYGAKLYSPSGYELELRYKEASGVILERKVFDKMLAYYAAKAGADVLARTEAVDVIKKDGRVAGIKAKHEDEPVEIYADVIVAADGVESKIARKAGINTYAPPHEFDSSYEYEMLIEGFDPDLIHLWFGNEIAPRGYVWVFPKDEDRANVGIGINSDNPQTAKYYLDKWLKENNIPAKKLLEINVGVVPVGGFVKELAKDNVVVVGDAARQVNPMHGGGMAEAMEAGTIASKWIVKALEEENISLLQNYTKEWWETDGKRLEKVLKVRKVTEKLTDEDLDLFIQVLGSTDAEKIASGNYGEVIKALLKHPKVILSPRRIKLLRELL
- the topA gene encoding DNA topoisomerase I, producing MVTLIIAEKPNVARKIAYALAEGRPVRKTIGKVPYYEFTRDGKRIIVAPAVGHLFSLAPKTRTYGYPVFDIEWVPVYVAEKGKSYAKDYIKALATLAKRADEFVVACDYDTEGEVIGYTALKYACGVDPSKAKRMKFSALTKKDLLRAWYNLEPTINFGMADAGIARHVLDWYWGVNLSRALTSAIKRASGKWQVLSTGRVQGPTLKFLVDREKEIQNFKPTPYWVIKMLLEKNGEQYTAVYEKERIFDENEAKRIVEEAKKGPAFVEEVEVKRQNRYPPVPFDLGTLQREAYSAFGYSPKKTLEIAQKLYEKGHTSYPRTSSQKLPKNLNFRSILQNLAKLPEYKPFAHELLGKERLKPVEGKKDDPAHPAIYPTGELPKPGELTKDEANLYDLIVRRFLALFMEPAVREIMKVVINSNSHRFILSGARTVKEGWLKVYGKYVKFDEVILPAFKEGEPVKVIQIKREKKKTKPPARYSPAAVIKKMEDLGIGTKATRAQILETLYSRGYIEGKRKIKVTPLGMRVVEALEKNVPDIVSVELTRTFEEKMEDIMAGKADREGVIEESKDQLIKILKVFKERELDIGKMLMETTGTGVTTSKTAARKASAVKELSEEEENEVKKSVEGERRKSPLVVGKCPRCGGDLVVRYNRKTGKRFVGCSNWPKCNVTYPLLQRGEIIPTDKTCCDGAPVVKIREKGREYEICVDMNCRDWKKSKR
- a CDS encoding cupin domain-containing protein; this translates as MSKMSEVENLKGMVDYQEGSIVSRTLLDKKTGSVTLFAFDKGQRLSEHTAPFDAMVYVLEGEAEITISGRHYRLKEGEMIIMPANEPHAVNAPEKFKMLLVMIKSE
- a CDS encoding RNA ligase partner protein; the encoded protein is MRFVLDTSIFVNPEIRNRFGGSPTEAMRTFLGYAERLFGKVEFYMPPGIYREVMHFVDEEELLPDIELYIIKKPPNVHDIKIPAFVVYELIDDIRRRIDKGLRVAEKAVRESVIETDNVDRIIQKLRRNYRKALREGIVDSKEDFELILLAKELDATIVSADVGILTWAQKMGIKWIDAANFREVLEGLVEKMGGKNL
- a CDS encoding class III signal peptide-containing protein, with translation MKKAQAAVEYLMMIAVALIVALLTIKAVLRTANYASARIRDTSQKIAETMNEMIKS
- a CDS encoding TRAP transporter permease, with product MGENLEAIEKKIKLETTRTLPKTLDRVLNSASILIGIFEILFIFNFMFLLYSIFSKLGIEVEFLKLDFQDQQVMAFVLGMIFVIAFLRYPIRKKEKYLSKVQWFDYLIILLGLAAAFYKFWRWPTYMVYYDVNQTDVIFGILAIILVLEATRRAIGWILPTIVVIFLLYGIRDAGYNWTRIVQYLYLDQGIFGIPYYVMTIYVFAFVFFGAFLLKIGVSDYITEFMISLFGTRPGGPAKAAVISSGLMGTVSGSSVANVLTTGTFTIPLMKKAGYPPEIAGAVEPVASTGGQLMPPVMGAAAFIMAQFLGVPYNKLIIAAVLPALIYYIGVYLFIDLETKRLGLKGMPREHFKPLSYFLKKIYILLPIVVITVALVWGIAPHIAAVSSLGIAIWVAWISKDEIPGHEHFYVAIALITTILMFTSRQYATPVGAVLLILAALLVAAALFTDKAEFNEKFYISILFILMAVLGKLLYMRKEEILLMSGTFGIIFSLLVGYRSRTEGGRKMYSATYESMIDAGKTSTTVMLAAASAGLIQGVLTMTGLVTSLGYKLVDLAGGNLLLLLIMAMIFSLILGMGVPTTANYVITSLVAAPAVYTAVAGNPIYDAPVPGYSTAIALLAAHFFVFYFGILADLTPPVALAAYAGSALAGGDFWKTAINSVKYALAGYIGPYIYFTHPEMFLITVSEWTPEMALRVLYYFAATILIMYMLAIAITGHFKDLQVPTVGRAIIVGLSLVAASLHMIPVALELALFIGMRIYGARVSARKASA
- a CDS encoding DUF1850 domain-containing protein codes for the protein MRKSFIFLLIVLLIVPALYPFPAVGVAFNGNECYRPIWNQALLEIHYTHSVSLTKVVDVYRVSGDGIYFTMEMWQEFLAGQPIDFDYRDGDFYVKRENRFLGKHWEYWFIPLNNVTVVMDGIPMFVQPPQEGVLRIEVTAMPGIILTIRRC
- a CDS encoding TAXI family TRAP transporter solute-binding subunit — its product is MRKWTAVGLTFVLFLAVIAAGCTQTGGGETTTQGLNLEKTDDGKYIITIYTGSGPGSVYFALGSMYAKVINKKSDMIYAKAVTSGASVANCLAVGKGEAQAAIAQNDVTYYAWNGLYQFEKSGPIKDLRAIGTLYPEPVQIVVRADSDIKTIYDLKGKKVVVGAAGSGVAATAERVLKAAGIWDQIEPVYQTFEEAAQSLVLGQVDAEFTVIAYPAPAINQIAVKVPVRILSVPDEVVQKLHDQGYPFYVKVTIPKGTYNGMDEDAQTIAVKATLIVHKDLPDDLVYEMTKILYTSIDDLATAHTVAKQIDINKAFEGLMVPLHPGAIKYYEEQGITVPESVKP